The genomic DNA AGAATGAACCAGTCCAGTTTACAAAGTTTTATTGACAGGTAACTTCCAGTGTCAACCTAAATGAGGTTTTCACCCTCACCCTAAAGAAGGAATGGCATTCCCGTAGTTGTATAACGTCTGAGGGATGCTTTATGGCATTTATTTCACAGCATTCAATTGATTCCAGCCCCTCAACCAAAAATTACACGAATTAAGAGCTGATGTCCTGCTTTTTGCCAATGTCCTGTTTTTAAGCTAGGGGTTGTTTTGGAATAGGTCTTAAGCAGGAACCCGACTTTAGCTTTTAGGGAGGATTACCTCTCTTGATGGACACACTTTCTTAGTTCATCGTCCATACTGGTGAATGTCTCGTAAAACGTTTGACGCATCACTAACGGGTACTGGCAATGGGTGAGATTTCTGTTGCTTTGGTTGAAGATCACGATTTGACTCGCGTGGGTTTGCGAACTGCACTGCAGCGGTATGAAGGAATTCGTGTCGTTGGCGAAGCAGCGAATGCATCCCAAGGATTGAAACTCTTAGAAACATCAAAGGCGGATGTGGCGATCGTTGACATCGGCTTGCCTGACATGGACGGAATTGAGCTAACTCGCCAGTTTCGGCAGTTTCAGGGTGAGCATGAGGACAATGGGACAAAAGTGCTAATCCTGACGATGCATGACAGTGAGGAGTCTGTTCTCGCTGCCTTTGCTGCCGGAGCCGATTCTTACTGCATGAAAGACATCAGCACTGAGCGACTTGCAGAAGCACTCAGAGCAACTTATGGCGGCAACTCTTGGATTGATCCAGCAATTGCCAGTATTGTCTTACGGCAGGTTCGGCACGCTCCCGGGGGTGCAGCCAGTGAAGAAGCGAAGAAAGTGTCGATCGGCGCAGTCGAGCCGGAATATGAGCAAATTCTGGAGAGCTATCCACTAACCGAGCGTGAGCTTGAGGTGCTGGAACTCATTGTGGCAGGGTGCAGCAACGCAGCGATTGCCGAAAAGCTGTACATCACTGTTGGCACTGTCAAAACCCACGTTCGGAACATTCTCAACAAGCTCTGTGCAGATGACCGAACTCAGGCAGCTGTCCTTGCTCTGCGATCGGGCTTAATTGGTTAAGCTCTTGCAATTTATCTCTGCTGATCAGGGGTTGCAGTAAAGGCACTGCCCCGGATCGGCAGTTTTACAGCCATCAGGAAACAAGATTTCTTGCTGTTGGCTGCATTTTTGGCATCGATAAATCACCGATCGCGTTAAGGGAGTTGGAAGTAGACAGAGTTCGCAAGGTAGACCAGGACGGCGATCGACGATCGAAAATCCGGGAAAGCCACACTCTGGACAAAGCTGTTGGAGTTTCGTAATCAGGTCTTGGGTTGCCTGAGCA from Trichocoleus sp. includes the following:
- a CDS encoding response regulator transcription factor produces the protein MGEISVALVEDHDLTRVGLRTALQRYEGIRVVGEAANASQGLKLLETSKADVAIVDIGLPDMDGIELTRQFRQFQGEHEDNGTKVLILTMHDSEESVLAAFAAGADSYCMKDISTERLAEALRATYGGNSWIDPAIASIVLRQVRHAPGGAASEEAKKVSIGAVEPEYEQILESYPLTERELEVLELIVAGCSNAAIAEKLYITVGTVKTHVRNILNKLCADDRTQAAVLALRSGLIG